A stretch of the Acetomicrobium thermoterrenum DSM 13490 genome encodes the following:
- a CDS encoding cupin domain-containing protein: protein MRDEDLREPLAGKLEDLPELKAFSLGEGVVKRIVFGPGRFFNDYVVRFFTLPPNRMISEHQHEWPHYLITLEGHGQVIIEGVTWDLPEKSWAFVPPNVPHSYGNASDKPFRFLCIVPWFGDPDGKRARTRLERAKSE, encoded by the coding sequence ATGAGGGATGAAGATTTAAGGGAACCTTTGGCAGGAAAGTTGGAAGATCTCCCAGAACTTAAGGCCTTTTCCCTTGGCGAAGGGGTGGTAAAACGAATAGTCTTCGGGCCCGGACGCTTCTTCAATGACTACGTCGTCCGTTTCTTTACCCTTCCGCCAAACAGGATGATCTCTGAACACCAACACGAATGGCCGCACTACCTGATCACCCTAGAAGGACACGGTCAGGTCATCATAGAAGGAGTGACGTGGGACCTGCCCGAAAAGTCCTGGGCCTTCGTGCCGCCTAACGTTCCTCATTCCTACGGAAACGCCTCGGACAAACCCTTTAGGTTCCTTTGCATAGTGCCGTGGTTTGGAGATCCCGATGGCAAGCGCGCAAGGACAAGATTGGAACGTGCAAAAAGCGAGTAA
- the dapA gene encoding 4-hydroxy-tetrahydrodipicolinate synthase, which translates to MFRGTGTALITPFNEGKVDFESLEKLLDFQIRNGVDFLVVLGTTGEAATISSSEKNEIIRFCINKVSGKIPVVIGTGSNCTQTTTETSLAALSLGADAVLIVTPYYNKPPQEGLYQHYRTIASRLGSGQIIIYNVPGRTGVNILPETVLRLAEISNIVGIKEASGNQAQVDSLIKMVKKARGDFAVLSGNDDQAFHLVNSGGDGVISVLSNVAPKETSDMMRYALQGNVEEARRLHLQLFPLMKGLFCETNPIPVKYAASKLGLCKNELRLPLVPASQKTMAEVDRAMTEGGVLQCVMA; encoded by the coding sequence ATGTTTAGGGGAACTGGTACCGCATTGATAACACCTTTTAATGAAGGAAAGGTAGATTTTGAGAGCCTCGAAAAGTTACTTGATTTTCAGATCAGAAACGGCGTAGATTTTCTGGTGGTGCTTGGAACCACTGGAGAAGCAGCTACGATCTCAAGCTCAGAGAAAAATGAGATCATACGTTTTTGCATCAATAAAGTGAGCGGTAAGATCCCTGTTGTGATCGGAACGGGTTCGAATTGTACACAAACAACGACAGAGACATCACTTGCAGCACTTTCCTTAGGAGCTGATGCAGTATTGATCGTAACGCCTTATTACAACAAACCGCCTCAGGAAGGGCTATATCAACATTACCGAACTATTGCCTCGCGTCTGGGAAGCGGTCAAATAATTATTTATAACGTTCCGGGCAGGACGGGCGTCAACATACTGCCCGAGACAGTTTTAAGGCTTGCCGAGATTTCAAACATAGTGGGGATAAAGGAGGCATCAGGCAATCAGGCGCAAGTCGATTCGCTGATAAAAATGGTGAAAAAGGCAAGAGGGGACTTCGCTGTGCTTTCCGGTAACGACGATCAGGCCTTTCATCTAGTAAACTCCGGAGGAGATGGCGTGATCTCAGTCCTTTCCAACGTAGCACCAAAGGAAACTTCAGATATGATGCGCTACGCACTGCAGGGAAACGTGGAGGAAGCGCGGCGTCTTCACCTGCAGCTTTTCCCCTTAATGAAGGGTCTTTTCTGCGAGACGAATCCAATTCCCGTGAAATACGCTGCCAGCAAGTTGGGTTTGTGCAAAAACGAGCTGCGCCTTCCCTTGGTTCCCGCATCGCAGAAGACGATGGCGGAAGTTGACAGGGCTATGACAGAAGGAGGGGTACTACAATGCGTTATGGCCTAG
- a CDS encoding ABC transporter ATP-binding protein, giving the protein MSELLVLKDVVVSYGAVTALKGVSIKLNEGQIIAVLGANGAGKSTMLKSISKIVPLKEGKIFYKGKDMTSLSAHDLAFQGISHVPEGRRVFSTLTVEENLNLGAYGARKRLLDEEVEETKKWIFELFPVLAERKNQLAGTLSGGEQQMLAIGRGLIARPTLLLLDEPSLGLAPILVKEIFNAIRKIHEESGTSILLVEQNAKKALAESDYAYILETGKISIEGPASELAGDERVKAAYLGGSAVTKKSKNNEERGY; this is encoded by the coding sequence ATGTCAGAGCTTCTGGTTTTAAAAGACGTGGTAGTGTCCTACGGTGCCGTGACGGCTCTTAAAGGCGTATCTATAAAACTTAATGAAGGCCAGATAATAGCTGTCCTAGGGGCCAATGGAGCGGGAAAATCTACTATGCTCAAATCGATTTCCAAAATAGTTCCTTTAAAAGAGGGAAAGATTTTCTATAAAGGGAAAGATATGACCTCTCTTTCCGCCCATGATCTTGCCTTTCAAGGAATTTCGCATGTTCCTGAGGGCAGAAGGGTATTTTCTACTCTGACAGTTGAAGAAAACCTTAACCTGGGGGCTTATGGGGCGAGAAAGCGGCTGTTGGACGAGGAAGTTGAGGAGACAAAAAAATGGATTTTTGAGCTTTTTCCTGTCCTTGCCGAAAGGAAAAACCAACTTGCCGGTACTCTTTCCGGGGGAGAGCAACAAATGCTTGCCATAGGGAGGGGATTGATAGCGAGGCCGACTTTACTTTTGTTAGATGAACCTTCCTTGGGATTAGCCCCAATTTTAGTAAAGGAAATTTTTAATGCCATAAGAAAGATTCATGAAGAAAGCGGGACCTCCATCTTACTTGTGGAACAAAACGCGAAAAAAGCCTTGGCCGAATCGGATTATGCCTACATTCTCGAGACGGGAAAGATAAGCATTGAAGGGCCTGCAAGTGAACTTGCAGGCGACGAAAGAGTGAAAGCTGCCTATTTAGGCGGGAGTGCGGTGACAAAAAAGAGTAAAAATAACGAGGAAAGAGGCTATTAA
- a CDS encoding branched-chain amino acid ABC transporter ATP-binding protein/permease: MNKRHKRSQLILGMVIALFLAFPLFSNFYWIDVAFFFGVYALLGLSLNIVLGETGLFDLGHAAFYAIGAYVTAILNTLYGIPIVWLIPLSALCAGVFAYIVTSPIIHLRGDYLCIVTIGIGEIVRLALINNPFGLTGGPNGITGIGRPSFGLFTIDTSMRFYFYVWIILAIVILGLVRLQRSRIGRAWNYLREDEIAAEMSGIDVRHFKLLSFVLGAALAGVAGNIYASKLMIVSPDTFTFMESSMLFCIVMLGGLGSIPGSILGAGIITVFPEIFRVVANYRMLFFGGALVLAMIFRPGGLWPRKREIAIPNVRSAEEAEEMIRPVAVDQTRATAKQSVNGEASSFEKHILVTDKLTMKFGGLVAVKDLDLVVGHGKITSIIGPNGAGKTTVFNVVTGIYKPVSGKVYFEGKDITGFKPHKVASLGIARTFQNIRLFPGLTCVENIMAGLHHRMNSYVFSSIMRTESQILEEKWAIETAMYWLDKTGLAGLSDELAKNLPYGKQKLLELARALSSSPKLLILDEPSSGLNDKETEDLMIFLENLLDEMDLSILLIEHDMNLVMGISHWVVAMDMGIKIAEGRPQDIYNNSRVIEAYLGREE; the protein is encoded by the coding sequence ATGAATAAAAGACATAAGAGATCTCAATTGATATTAGGGATGGTCATCGCCCTTTTTTTGGCATTTCCCCTTTTTTCTAATTTTTATTGGATTGATGTCGCCTTTTTCTTTGGGGTATACGCCTTGCTCGGTTTGAGTTTGAACATAGTACTGGGGGAAACGGGATTATTTGACCTTGGTCATGCCGCTTTTTATGCCATTGGTGCTTATGTTACTGCTATTTTAAATACCTTATATGGCATACCAATCGTATGGTTAATACCTTTAAGTGCCCTATGTGCAGGTGTTTTTGCCTATATTGTGACTTCTCCCATAATACACTTGAGGGGAGACTATTTATGTATAGTTACGATAGGAATTGGCGAAATCGTCAGGCTGGCTTTAATAAACAATCCCTTTGGACTTACTGGAGGACCAAATGGGATCACTGGAATAGGCAGACCCTCCTTCGGGTTGTTTACAATAGATACATCTATGAGGTTTTATTTTTACGTTTGGATCATACTAGCTATAGTAATTTTGGGCTTGGTCAGATTGCAACGGTCTCGCATAGGGAGGGCCTGGAACTACCTTAGGGAAGATGAAATAGCTGCCGAAATGAGCGGGATAGATGTCAGGCACTTCAAACTGCTCTCCTTTGTCTTGGGGGCTGCCCTGGCAGGGGTTGCAGGTAACATCTACGCTAGCAAACTAATGATTGTTTCTCCCGACACTTTTACTTTCATGGAATCCTCCATGCTCTTTTGCATTGTCATGTTGGGAGGGTTGGGTTCTATTCCCGGTTCAATACTTGGAGCTGGTATTATCACAGTGTTTCCTGAGATATTCAGGGTAGTGGCAAACTACAGAATGCTCTTTTTTGGAGGCGCTTTGGTTTTAGCCATGATTTTTCGTCCCGGTGGGCTTTGGCCACGTAAGAGGGAAATTGCGATACCAAACGTCAGATCGGCAGAAGAAGCCGAAGAAATGATAAGACCTGTTGCCGTCGACCAAACTCGGGCAACGGCGAAACAATCGGTTAATGGAGAAGCCAGCTCGTTTGAAAAACATATCTTGGTAACCGACAAACTTACCATGAAATTTGGAGGCCTCGTTGCTGTAAAGGACTTAGATTTAGTTGTGGGCCATGGAAAGATAACTAGTATAATAGGTCCCAACGGTGCGGGAAAGACTACTGTGTTTAATGTCGTAACCGGCATATATAAACCCGTCTCCGGAAAAGTATACTTCGAAGGCAAAGATATTACGGGATTTAAGCCCCACAAAGTAGCGAGCCTTGGCATTGCGAGAACATTTCAAAACATACGCCTTTTTCCTGGCCTTACATGTGTTGAAAATATTATGGCCGGTCTTCATCATAGAATGAATTCTTACGTATTTTCTTCGATCATGAGAACGGAATCTCAAATATTGGAAGAAAAGTGGGCCATAGAAACTGCCATGTATTGGCTTGATAAGACAGGACTTGCCGGCCTTTCCGACGAACTTGCCAAAAATCTTCCTTACGGTAAGCAAAAGCTTCTGGAGTTGGCCAGAGCTCTTTCCTCTTCGCCAAAGTTGCTCATCCTCGACGAACCGTCCTCGGGCCTAAACGACAAAGAGACGGAAGACCTCATGATATTTCTTGAAAACCTTTTGGACGAGATGGATCTCTCTATTTTGCTCATTGAACATGACATGAACTTGGTCATGGGTATCTCACATTGGGTAGTTGCAATGGATATGGGCATAAAAATAGCAGAGGGAAGACCACAGGATATTTACAACAACTCCAGAGTCATCGAGGCATATCTTGGCAGGGAGGAGTAG
- a CDS encoding aspartate kinase gives MSLIVQKYGGSSVATPEKIKKIAEKIKKTVESGEKVCVVVSAMGKTTDELIALAKKVSDSPKPRELDMLLSTGEQVTAALLSIALNELGVPSVSFNAFQLEMTTTSDFNNARIIDINAERLLDEFQTNDVIVVTGFQGITSLKDITTLGRGGSDTSAVAIAAKLNTKCEIYSDVAGVFACDPKVIPSAKKHEYITYEELMELASMGAKVVHSRAVEIAKKFKVELYCASTFSDEGGTFVVDSLPEWLEQPVVMGVTMDKNQRKFTISPMSGGQRAQVHLFEMLASNNINLDMISIVKDNGDTYLTFTVVEGASERVREVVEEVLSQYGEHRLIEDDEVAKVTAVGVGMESSPGVAARFFAALDKEGISLLGTSTSEIKISTLVPKYDAEKAVRVVAREFSLA, from the coding sequence ATGTCCTTGATCGTACAAAAATACGGAGGTTCATCGGTTGCGACGCCTGAAAAGATCAAAAAGATCGCAGAGAAGATAAAAAAGACAGTCGAGTCGGGAGAGAAGGTATGCGTGGTGGTCTCGGCCATGGGAAAGACTACTGACGAACTAATTGCGTTGGCAAAAAAAGTTAGCGACTCACCTAAGCCGCGTGAGCTTGACATGTTACTTTCTACCGGCGAACAGGTTACAGCGGCTTTACTTTCCATCGCGCTCAATGAGCTCGGCGTGCCCTCTGTGTCCTTCAACGCCTTTCAGCTCGAGATGACCACCACCTCCGATTTCAACAACGCTCGCATAATCGACATAAACGCCGAACGGTTGCTCGATGAATTTCAGACCAACGACGTTATCGTCGTAACCGGTTTTCAGGGAATAACCAGCTTGAAGGACATCACGACGCTGGGACGGGGCGGTTCAGACACGTCTGCCGTTGCAATAGCTGCCAAGCTTAATACTAAATGCGAGATTTACAGCGACGTAGCCGGAGTCTTTGCCTGCGATCCCAAGGTTATTCCTTCTGCTAAAAAGCACGAATACATAACCTACGAAGAGCTCATGGAGCTGGCCTCCATGGGGGCAAAGGTCGTTCATTCAAGGGCTGTCGAGATAGCCAAAAAATTTAAAGTCGAGCTTTATTGTGCGTCTACTTTTTCCGACGAAGGGGGGACTTTTGTTGTGGATAGCCTGCCTGAATGGCTGGAGCAACCTGTGGTAATGGGGGTGACGATGGACAAAAACCAACGCAAGTTCACGATCAGTCCGATGTCGGGTGGACAAAGGGCCCAGGTCCATCTGTTCGAAATGCTAGCTTCAAACAATATCAATCTGGATATGATCTCCATAGTGAAGGACAACGGAGATACTTACCTGACGTTTACTGTCGTTGAGGGTGCAAGCGAAAGGGTCAGGGAGGTAGTTGAAGAGGTCTTATCTCAATACGGCGAACATAGGCTCATAGAAGATGACGAAGTAGCAAAGGTAACGGCAGTGGGCGTCGGTATGGAGTCCTCGCCTGGAGTGGCCGCAAGATTTTTTGCCGCCTTGGATAAAGAAGGCATTAGCTTGCTAGGCACTAGCACATCAGAGATCAAAATATCCACATTGGTTCCCAAATATGATGCAGAGAAAGCTGTTAGAGTAGTCGCCAGAGAATTTAGTTTAGCATAA
- a CDS encoding branched-chain amino acid ABC transporter substrate-binding protein: MKKAWFCLFIVFLFVLSAGAVAAEEKPIKIGLQAPITGQWAYEGEMAKNSVEVALQMIQEQGGILGGRKIEIVVADDASNPRDSALAAQRLVSQRVAAVIGTYGSSVNEPAADIYEASKMIDIAYGSTAVKLTMAKERKYFFRTCGRDDTQGQFFSEYAVGTMKARRIAIMHDNTTFALGVAEEARKALQEYLDAGVAELVFYDAITPGEKDFTPILTKLRETNPDVWYFTGYFPEAGLLVRQGRELGIKCPFVGGNAAINEDFVKIAGIEYAKGCLMTQEPMPTDLDTPKAKRFLELYRQKHNTVPTSPWPVYAADALIALTWAIDKAGSTDTDAVLEVLRTGMEGCEGITGSIAFTERGDRKGIIYKMYVVTGEGDMVVYQP, from the coding sequence ATGAAGAAGGCGTGGTTTTGTCTGTTTATAGTTTTTTTGTTCGTGCTTTCTGCTGGAGCTGTTGCAGCCGAGGAGAAGCCCATAAAGATAGGGTTGCAAGCGCCTATAACGGGTCAGTGGGCATATGAAGGAGAAATGGCCAAAAATTCAGTTGAAGTAGCCCTTCAGATGATCCAAGAGCAGGGGGGTATCCTCGGAGGGCGGAAGATTGAGATTGTGGTAGCCGATGATGCCTCCAATCCCAGAGACAGCGCATTGGCGGCTCAAAGGTTAGTATCCCAACGGGTTGCAGCGGTTATCGGTACTTACGGTTCTTCCGTGAACGAACCGGCTGCCGATATTTACGAGGCAAGCAAGATGATCGATATAGCTTATGGAAGCACCGCCGTTAAGCTGACAATGGCCAAAGAACGTAAATACTTTTTCAGAACCTGCGGACGTGATGACACTCAGGGTCAGTTCTTTAGTGAATATGCAGTAGGGACGATGAAGGCGCGTCGTATAGCCATCATGCATGACAATACGACCTTTGCCTTGGGAGTTGCCGAAGAAGCTAGAAAGGCTCTTCAAGAATACCTGGATGCCGGAGTAGCCGAACTCGTTTTCTATGATGCCATAACACCAGGCGAGAAAGATTTTACGCCCATATTGACGAAACTCCGCGAGACCAATCCCGATGTATGGTATTTTACCGGATACTTTCCCGAGGCCGGCCTGCTGGTGCGTCAGGGACGAGAATTGGGAATAAAGTGTCCCTTCGTCGGAGGAAACGCAGCCATTAATGAAGATTTTGTTAAAATAGCGGGCATAGAGTACGCAAAAGGTTGCCTGATGACGCAAGAACCCATGCCTACAGATTTGGATACTCCAAAGGCAAAGCGGTTCCTGGAACTTTACAGACAAAAACATAACACCGTACCGACTAGTCCGTGGCCTGTGTATGCTGCTGATGCCCTTATTGCCCTTACCTGGGCGATCGATAAGGCAGGTTCGACCGATACCGATGCAGTGCTGGAGGTATTAAGAACCGGTATGGAAGGCTGCGAGGGGATAACCGGAAGCATTGCCTTCACGGAACGCGGGGATAGAAAGGGAATTATTTACAAGATGTATGTGGTGACCGGAGAGGGAGACATGGTGGTTTATCAACCATAA
- the dapB gene encoding 4-hydroxy-tetrahydrodipicolinate reductase — MRYGLVGSTGRMGQEIQKAFADHTLCMTVDAEKTWSDGTQPEVIVDFSNRSSLTNTVNLCVENGSALVIGTTGLNEDDFSMLRELGKDVPVVQSYNFSVGVNILKMILASYSKLLEDWDSEIVEIHHNKKKDAPSGTAIMLQDALQKPAVMHSLRMGGIPGDHSVIFANEGEVLSFNHRAISRAVFAYGALEAAEFARTANPGFYTFEEVLRCKLKK, encoded by the coding sequence ATGCGTTATGGCCTAGTTGGATCGACCGGCAGGATGGGACAGGAAATTCAGAAGGCCTTTGCCGATCACACCCTCTGTATGACCGTGGATGCCGAAAAGACCTGGAGCGATGGCACTCAGCCTGAGGTGATCGTTGATTTCTCCAACAGAAGTTCTCTTACGAATACCGTCAATTTATGTGTAGAGAATGGGTCCGCATTAGTCATAGGTACCACTGGTTTGAACGAGGACGACTTTTCGATGTTAAGAGAACTGGGGAAAGATGTTCCGGTCGTGCAGAGTTACAACTTTTCCGTAGGAGTTAACATTTTAAAAATGATTTTAGCAAGCTATTCAAAGCTGCTTGAGGATTGGGATTCGGAGATCGTCGAAATCCATCACAATAAAAAGAAAGATGCTCCGTCCGGCACAGCCATCATGCTTCAGGATGCATTGCAAAAACCTGCTGTGATGCATTCACTGAGAATGGGTGGCATTCCGGGAGACCACTCGGTGATTTTCGCAAACGAAGGAGAAGTGCTTTCATTCAATCATCGCGCCATCTCCAGAGCCGTATTTGCCTATGGTGCTCTAGAGGCTGCGGAATTTGCCCGAACTGCCAATCCCGGATTTTACACCTTCGAGGAGGTATTGCGATGCAAGCTCAAGAAATAA
- a CDS encoding branched-chain amino acid ABC transporter permease, translating to MSIILEQLLNGLTIGSFYALIALGYSMVYGVMKLINFAHGDLFALGSYLGYTLLVWSAGAVSQRFGLWGGMAAALLFAFFAVGCAGVLMERVAYRPVQKSGRLPLVVSALGVSIFLENLIMAVWGPRYQAYPASVVPIYTISFGWFHITSMQLFILILSFILMLILYYIVQKTTFGAAIRATALDKEMATLLGIDVGKITLFIFFLGPALGGMAGVMNGMYYRQISFVMGWNYGLKAFTATILGGIGNIPAAMLGGLLLGLVEMFGAAYISSAWKDVFTFLILILILIFRPTGLIGEKVAEKV from the coding sequence TTGTCGATAATCCTGGAACAGTTGCTTAACGGACTGACTATAGGTTCATTTTATGCCCTTATCGCGCTTGGATATTCTATGGTATATGGAGTGATGAAATTAATAAACTTTGCCCATGGTGATTTATTCGCCCTAGGGAGTTACTTGGGCTATACTCTTTTGGTTTGGAGTGCCGGGGCCGTAAGCCAGAGGTTTGGTTTGTGGGGAGGCATGGCTGCGGCCCTGCTTTTTGCTTTTTTCGCCGTAGGTTGTGCAGGTGTATTGATGGAGAGAGTGGCTTACAGGCCTGTTCAAAAATCGGGAAGATTGCCGCTAGTTGTCTCGGCTTTGGGTGTTTCCATATTCCTAGAAAATTTGATAATGGCTGTATGGGGGCCCAGGTATCAAGCTTATCCCGCTTCCGTCGTTCCCATCTATACCATCTCTTTTGGGTGGTTTCATATTACGTCAATGCAACTGTTCATATTGATCTTATCCTTCATATTGATGCTGATTTTATATTACATCGTCCAAAAAACAACCTTTGGTGCCGCCATTAGGGCTACAGCTTTGGACAAGGAGATGGCAACCTTGCTAGGCATTGATGTGGGGAAGATCACTTTATTTATATTCTTTCTGGGCCCTGCCTTGGGCGGCATGGCAGGAGTGATGAACGGCATGTACTATCGCCAGATCTCTTTCGTCATGGGGTGGAACTACGGTCTTAAAGCCTTTACTGCAACTATTTTGGGAGGGATAGGGAATATACCGGCGGCAATGCTTGGCGGATTGCTCCTTGGTTTGGTAGAGATGTTTGGAGCAGCCTACATATCAAGCGCGTGGAAAGATGTGTTTACTTTTTTAATACTCATATTGATATTGATCTTCAGGCCTACCGGATTGATAGGCGAAAAAGTTGCGGAAAAGGTGTAA
- the dapD gene encoding 2,3,4,5-tetrahydropyridine-2,6-dicarboxylate N-acetyltransferase, with translation MQAQEIIKMISESKKTTPSMAFIAGELEGLEVEKAKFVGSSAFGVLIGDYEDITDVLEKNKERISCYHIEVKARNSAIPLADLTQYDARIEPGAVIRDMVDIGKGAVIMMGAVINIGAVIGAGTMIDMNAVIGGRAIIGSNCHIGAGAVIAGVIEPPSATPVIIGDKVLIGANAVILEGVRIGNGAIVGAGSVVTKDVPENAVVIGAPARVVKIVDENVAQKSKIVEELRNL, from the coding sequence ATGCAAGCTCAAGAAATAATTAAGATGATAAGCGAATCAAAAAAAACTACCCCTTCCATGGCATTTATTGCAGGTGAACTCGAAGGCCTGGAAGTTGAAAAGGCGAAATTCGTTGGTAGTAGCGCTTTTGGTGTTTTGATAGGAGATTACGAGGATATCACAGATGTATTGGAAAAAAATAAAGAACGCATTAGCTGTTATCATATCGAAGTAAAAGCGAGAAATTCGGCAATTCCATTGGCAGATCTCACTCAATACGATGCCCGCATAGAACCTGGGGCGGTAATAAGGGACATGGTCGATATAGGCAAAGGTGCGGTGATCATGATGGGCGCAGTGATAAACATCGGAGCGGTCATTGGAGCAGGTACGATGATAGACATGAACGCAGTGATCGGCGGAAGGGCAATCATCGGATCCAACTGCCACATAGGAGCAGGTGCTGTCATAGCTGGCGTCATAGAGCCACCCAGCGCCACTCCCGTCATCATTGGAGACAAAGTGTTAATCGGCGCCAACGCCGTAATCTTGGAGGGAGTAAGAATCGGAAACGGTGCCATAGTGGGTGCAGGTTCCGTTGTGACAAAAGATGTACCGGAAAATGCCGTGGTTATTGGTGCCCCGGCGAGGGTTGTGAAAATAGTGGACGAAAACGTCGCCCAAAAGAGCAAAATCGTCGAAGAATTGAGAAATCTATAG